The window TCGATTTTATCTCCTATAAAGTTCCCAGACACACAAACTACCGACCAATATTATTGGTAGTAATTACCTATGtagatatataataattatgctggTGAATCACAGAACAGATTAGGACGATTACACTAATCACGATGATAAACTGTTTTACGCATAACAATTAGATCGGTAATATGCGATTATTGACGACATAATACCTTCTTAAGTATATCATAATGAATACTGTTATTACAAATATCGactttatttccttttattacatgaatctaataataataaccggCTAACCGCATTAGCGCATTTTGTATAGCGAGTAgtacaaacatttttatcactagataaaatagTAGCTGCTCGTATTTGAATCGTCGACGCGCGACGCTGAGAGTAATGCCCTTGATATTTTATAGTAAGATAAGAATGTACCCACGAGAGCGAGCGAGAAACAAGCATCGGTTTAGCATGACGGAGTTAGACAGAGACAAGTATAGCAACTGAATAAGAGTGAAGGAGAGAGATTGGGTGAATATTATCGTATCTTCGCCCCTATTGGTTTAAGATACGATATACGTCACTATACCGGGGCACATCACGGGCGAAGCAACCGGCTTTAAATGCGTTTTGTACtagattttttattgttatttctttGGATACCATTGTGTGTGTGTACCTTTTGGTGTAATTAAAAGTGCGTTCTCCTTGTGTTTCTATGCACAGTAACTACGAATTTTGCCGTACTGCCGCTATGGAGCATTTGATAGAGAGTGTGCGCAAACACCCTTGTTTATGGAACAGTGAAGTACCGGTATACAAAAACAACGAGCTAAAGGAACGTGCGTGGTGTGAAGTAGTAAAAGAATGTGCTTTATTTGATGGTTCGTAgatatttattgtttactttAGTTATGTGCCAGTTTATCTACCTTAATAGATAAATGAAAGTCGGAGAACGTCCAAACATTAATGAGAAGTATTTCTCACTTATGTAAGCTctgttattgtattgttattatattaaagATGTATTACCAAACAAAATACCGAGTAGAGGATGCAGTTCGTATTTACACTGTAAAACAGCGCCACCTAGTTGCCCACCATGGAACTTTTTCGTCTTGGAACATTGCGAAAAATGCTGTCGTTTGAAACGTGAACTAAATCTTAGTTCTGTACATTGACACTAGATGGAATAATTtttcacaaaatgttttttttctttcgttTAAAAAACAAGCATAATAGTTGGGATGATTATATTAATACGGGTAAATAAATAGCTATTTTGGTTTATTTCAGGTAGAGAAGCCAGAAGTTTATGGAAGAACTTAAGAGATGGACATCGACAGGCAATCGCAAGAAAGAAAACGGCTGGTTCAATGACTAAATGGAGATACGAAGATCAGATGGAATTTCTGCTTCCAACAATGGCCCTCCGCTCTTTAAAAAGACCTAGATTGAGGAGTCCAGAGTCACGTAGGCGGGCATACCTGAGAGAAGACACAAGCAGTATACAAAGTGAGGATTCTTTTGGCGGAGAACCACAAAATGAAGATACTGATAATGAACGTGCATACGCATCTGAATTTGTAGCGATAGAATATGAACAAGAAAAGGTAGAAATTAAAACAGAGAGAGAATCTCCTGAACAAGAAACTTTTCCAAAACCAATAATAGCATCTACTTCTTCGTTTAGTGACGTAAATCATCAACACATAGAGCCTACGTCTACCTTTGCTACTACTACGGTGGCTGCTCATCAAAACAAAGCTCTGGAAAAGTTTTTCATGAGTATGTTTGAAACAACCAATAATTTACCAGAAATACTGCAACACCGAGTGCAACGACaagtttttcaaattgttatggATGCACAAGAAGAACATTTAACAGCAAAAACTGCAAGATTATCTACACCATAATCAACAAAACCATGACCGTCGTCGATAATTTTTGTTGGTGGTATAGTCTTGTAttatccattatattattttagttaatgggctagtgatgatgatgatccattATGTCAGGCGATCATAATTACAGAGTAAATATAATATGGACGTTTATTACTCAAATAACTACCATTGAAtatctaaattcaaataaaaaaaaaatatttattcggacaACACGAGATCCATAGGGTTAGTAACAAAAATTTACATGAGTACTAAGTTAGTTTATAAAATAAGGTGGACGATATTCGGATTTAAATCCGCCCGCGATCCCATTCAGGTGGCACATTAAGGGCGAATCGTATTTATCGGCAACCGCATTCAGGATTCTGTTGGAGCTGCCGCCATGCCATGCATGCATATGCCATCGTTTAAGTGATCGAATTTAAAATTGACCATGTATATTTCGAAGCTTTATTCGAAAGAGTGTCAAGTTGAATCAAAACATCGTATGTATTTTTAGAAAACAATAGCACGTGATACAAAGTGAAGTGATTCAAATtaggaatctaatctaatctcaaTCATTTTGTACCTACTCTAACGAACTGTATCGTAGTAACTGTATCGAATCTATAATTGTTAATAATGacttttcaaaatattattttacttattttattcttcttgaGATTTGTGACgcaaaaatgttttatgaagctttattattcaaatttcgaatttaCCTTTACCAACAtgttcatttataataataattttgtattttacgtaatttttcagatttttaagcaaaatattattaactagTACAAAATATAATTGATTTTCTACACGCTATTGTTTGAATTAATTGCTCCATTTTCCTTTCACTCTGTGATAAATACTGATAAACTGAGATCTCCTGCAccataattataatagttataAGCCTGCGGTCGTGAAGTACCAGTATACGTACTATAAAAcgaacttaataattattataaaaaatacaataatgaaAGGTAGTGATTTAAACTTATAATACCTAATACTTATTTGCTTAAGTTaacgataaataataaaatattatacgattaagataaataaaaaatataaaataaataatgcaacGTTAAAACACTTCGGATGcataatttgtataaaaaaactcATTTTTCTCCACAGATCTTTTAAGAAACTTGTGTGGATAGGACTGAAGAAATGACATAGTTTGAGATAGCTCACCCACCATGAATCAGGCTTAAATATATAAGCGACTGTGGAACGGATTGATTTTGATTCATGTTCTTAACCAGGAACTGACAATATACAACGGCACGTTTAAATCTGATACATTGGTAGATTGGATATATCTTTAGAACTTGTCTCATTTTTGACTACAGTTGAGCCGAAACACAGCAAGACGGGCCAGATCAAATGATTTTCTAAACAAGATATCAATCCTAGATTGTATTTAATGTCAATACATAATATCTAACATGCTTAAAATGTAGGTACGTTGAACTTTTAAACCTCAATTTGGATTTCATGCATTATTTTATCTAAATTGAATTTTTTATCAATGAAgtaactttattataaaaggattataataatactaccAGTCGATAATATTAACCTAAATTACAGATTAGATTAATTGATGGTATTACcaatctttaaataaaattgttttatagtAAACAGCAATTAGACCATTACCTAGAACACTGGACGTTCAATTATGAAGTATACAGTTTTTCTGTGTTGCGTGTTATATTTAAGAGCAGTTCAAGGCCATGTACTTTTGGATTGGGAAAAAAGACATCCTGCGTTTGATCCTAAACTATACGAAGAAGCTTTGGATCCAGAAGAATGTCAAAAGCAACTGGAATTTTTAAGTTCAAATTTTCTCTTAAGGATACAGTGTGAGTAACAATTTATGCTCttttttgtcttcttcttctttttttggtaAAGCCTGGCGCCAAGcttatatatacttatctaatttttcggacaatcaggtgatttcaacctgcaatgtcctgatcAAACCAGgtacagtctcataaagtgtttttttgttcgACGTCTCTCCACCGGAAATGAACCCATCTCTCCAGATCGTAAGCGCAACACTCCACTCGCAGATTTTAGGGAAGTAATGAAAAAGCATTTTTTAAGCAGCCCCTGTGAAAAAGGGATAACGTTAGAATGATGAAGCATTATTTGGCTCATAAATATTTCAGTTACTTCACGCATCTTGGACTCTACACTCAGTCTTTAAAAGTTATGGTATTTATTGTTTCACAGTCGTAGAATCTGGATTGCGAATACCAAGAAGCATCTTAATGGGCAATTTAGTCGATATGGGCAACTATTTGCAATGCCTAAGTATCAACGAAAAAGTGGAAGACATGACAATTGAAGGGAAATATTGTTCTGTCTCAGTACCTATTGGCAACACTTATAACGCAGCTTTTGAAGGCTATAACAGTTTTAATCCAAATGATTTGCAAATAGATAACGAAACGAGGACAGCTTTGGTGGAATTGAATGAGATTAAAACTCAACTAGATTTCGTGTCGGGTCAATCAGAGAAAAGACGATCTAAAGTAGCTTTTGAGTAAGTATTATTTGattggaattaaaaataatgaaatgttaaatatattagatgaaaataattatgttatggaTAGCACATCGTATATCAACATACAAAATCTTCTTTTTGTGTAAATTGAAAGGTCTCAAGAAGATCTACCTCACAAATTAtgaatcagggttattattaaaccaCCAGAAGCTCCTGGTATGACTCATATAACAATGAATTATCTACTTACTTGAGTAAATAAGAGCTATATTgcctacctaaataaaatgatgtatatcaatattttacttgCAAAGGCGCATTTATTCAACGACTAAACGACTAAAGGTTATATACCTTCGTATAATATTTTCATCATTTTTATAGAACAGACATGGATATATCATTTTCTCTGGCAGTTTGCGTACCGAAACCATGCACATCCCGGGAAGGTATAAACGGCCTTCTGTTCAACCTAAGTCAAGTTGATTTTCATTTCGAAGagaaattttgtagatttaaagACGATAAACCTTGGGCTCCCGTTGACTATGTTGCTATGTAAGTATCCAAATAGTGCCAATAAAAAGAAGTAAGTACTAGTAGATATTTAACTTGTTCTTTATGTGGGTTGTGATTTGTAAGATCGACAACCGATTTTACTAACCACGTTGTCAGAGTGAATAATGAGACTCCTAATGTCTTAGATTCGTCGTGTAACGACTAGTAGTATTAATTGTAGTAAGTTATAACCATTATTGATGTGTGTTCCCAACTATTCCCAAGCACCAAATCACAATAATTAACagaaaataattcataaatgttattgtcttgtgtAGTTTTATCCTTTGTACGCTTACTGTCTTGTGATGTAATGTTATTGTAAAGTAAATGTATCTGTAGTGTCTTAAGACAATAAATGAAGCTTTATTTCTAAATATTCTTACTTTCACACAATCACGTGATATGAGACCACAACGTACTCATCAGGAAATGCACGTCTTGATTTTGAGCCTAAAATTTTAGACCCTTTTACACTATCTGTTTTGTTTTGTCGTGTCTTTATTTAGCCTAAAATTTCTTCGTATGTCATTAATTACTTGGTCGGGGTGTCGCAGTAgtttattacataaaatgaaGTCAAAATAAGGTATCAAGATCACGCCTAGGGATCTAATCCTTATGGCCTTATGGCCACGTTTAAAATTTCAtctaaaaggcaatattgctttttgacattttgttttaattggcAGCTTGCTGCTAGCTCAATAGATTAAAGTAGttctttaaataattttgtttatatttcagCGCAATATTTTCTTTCCTTGGACTGTTGACATTGTTAAGTACTTCCTACGATCTATGGCAGACGAAATATTTGGGGAAAGGTATGTTaaccttataaaaataataatctgaatcatatcaattattatctatatattttttaacactgATTGTTTAGTTAAGTAATACTATGATAGCAACTATAATCCACAATCATCATCCATAACTGCTATAGATAAAATTGTATATGTTAAAAAAATCTGTATTGGGTTTTTGAGTTATCTTGAGTtaccttttattttaaattgtgttaTAGCATAGCCATGCATAATTACAAAATGAATAGGAAGGTATTTTGTTTATTCTGGGCAAAAAATGATTTTCGATTGAAAATTACGGttgaaattacaaaaaaaaaactttaatttccAAATCTACTGATTACTCGTatacctttttatttaatttattcaaaatataaaagtatTCTAAATACAAAAGGATGTCTTTATTTGCAGATCCGACAACAGTGAGTACTGTAGGTCGATGCTTC is drawn from Pectinophora gossypiella chromosome 7, ilPecGoss1.1, whole genome shotgun sequence and contains these coding sequences:
- the LOC126368484 gene encoding uncharacterized protein LOC126368484, whose protein sequence is MHSNYEFCRTAAMEHLIESVRKHPCLWNSEVPVYKNNELKERAWCEVVKECALFDGREARSLWKNLRDGHRQAIARKKTAGSMTKWRYEDQMEFLLPTMALRSLKRPRLRSPESRRRAYLREDTSSIQSEDSFGGEPQNEDTDNERAYASEFVAIEYEQEKVEIKTERESPEQETFPKPIIASTSSFSDVNHQHIEPTSTFATTTVAAHQNKALEKFFMSMFETTNNLPEILQHRVQRQVFQIVMDAQEEHLTAKTARLSTP